Proteins from one Esox lucius isolate fEsoLuc1 chromosome 19, fEsoLuc1.pri, whole genome shotgun sequence genomic window:
- the LOC105031090 gene encoding G-protein coupled receptor 22 isoform X1, whose protein sequence is MDSIGTGPAQEHLCVYSVWIMHILRPMEREEGTMSNVTVTDNEAEPISRTMSPATPYPYPYPISFQVSLTGFLMLEIVLGLSSNLTVLALYCMKSNLISSVSNIVTMNLHVLDVLVCICSIPLTIVVLLLSLEGDTALVCCFHEACVSFASVGTAANVLAITLDRYDISVKPANRVLTMGRALALLAVIWVLSFLSFLVPFVEVGFFAPGRSELNQTLAAVATVAHINQYYTELGLYYHLLAQIPIFFFTAVVMLITYSKILQALNIRIGTRFHTASQKKKARRKKRPSVTLMTSQATDGAADPSQSGGRALPTMGMRTSVSLIIALRRAVKRHRERRERQKRVFRMSLLIVSTFLLCWTPITALNTVILTVGPSDFTVKLRLGFLVMAYGTTIFHPLLYAFTRQKFQKVLKSKMKKRVVSIIEADPLPNNAVIRNSWIDPKRNKKVTFNEDPEATQKCLPSSEDAVE, encoded by the exons GATAATGCATATCCTTCGCCCTATGGAGAGAGAAGAAGGCACCATGAGTAACGTCACCGTCACGGACAACGAAGCCGAGCCCATCAGCCGAACCATGTCCCCTGCAACTCCGTACCCGTACCCATACCCCATCTCCTTTCAG GTATCTCTGACTGGATTTCTAATGCTGGAGATTGTGCTGGGCCTGAGCTCCAATCTCACCGTGCTGGCCCTGTACTGCATGAAGTCCAACTTGATCTCGTCCGTGTCCAACATTGTCACCATGAACCTCCACGTCCTGGATGTGTTGGTGTGCATCTGCTCCATCCCCCTCACCATCGTGGTCCTGCTGCTGTCCCTGGAGGGCGACACGGCTCTGGTCTGCTGCTTCCACGAGGCCTGCGTGTCCTTTGCCAGCGTGGGGACGGCCGCCAACGTCCTGGCTATCACCCTGGACCGCTACGACATCTCGGTGAAGCCGGCGAACCGGGTCCTGACAATGGGCCGGGCCTTGGCGCTGCTGGCCGTCATCTGGGTCCTGTCGTTCCTCAGTTTCCTAGTGCCTTTCGTGGAGGTGGGTTTCTTCGCCCCCGGCCGGTCCGAACTAAATCAGACACTAGCGGCTGTGGCTACGGTGGCCCACATCAACCAGTATTACACAGAGCTGGGATTGTACTACCACCTACTGGCTCAGATCCCCATCTTCTTCTTCACGGCCGTGGTCATGCTGATCACATACTCGAAGATCCTCCAGGCACTCAACATCCGCATCGGCACGCGTTTCCACACTGCGTCGCAGAAGAAGAAGGCCAGGCGGAAAAAACGCCCCTCCGTGACGCTTATGACGTCACAGGCGACGGACGGCGCTGCCGACCCATCCCAGTCTGGCGGCCGCGCGCTCCCGACCATGGGCATGAGGACCTCTGTGTCCCTCATCATCGCTTTGCGGAGGGCGGTCAAACGGCACCGGGAGCGACGCGAACGCCAGAAGCGTGTCTTCAGGATGTCACTGCTCATTGTGTCAACGTTCCTGCTCTGCTGGACTCCCATAACCGCCCTCAACACGGTCATCCTGACGGTGGGCCCCAGCGATTTCACGGTCAAGCTGCGGTTGGGCTTCCTGGTCATGGCGTACGGGACGACCATCTTCCACCCGCTGCTCTACGCGTTCACCAGGCAGAAGTTCCAGAAG GTTCTGAAGAGTAAGATGAAGAAGAGGGTCGTGAGCATAATAGAGGCTGACCCACTACCTAACAACGCTGTCATCCGTAACTCTTGGATCGACCCCAAGAGGAACAAAAAGGTCACCTTCAACGAGGATCCAGAGGCCACGCAGAAATGTCTGCCATCGTCAGAGGACGCagtggaatga
- the LOC105031090 gene encoding G-protein coupled receptor 22 isoform X2, producing MHILRPMEREEGTMSNVTVTDNEAEPISRTMSPATPYPYPYPISFQVSLTGFLMLEIVLGLSSNLTVLALYCMKSNLISSVSNIVTMNLHVLDVLVCICSIPLTIVVLLLSLEGDTALVCCFHEACVSFASVGTAANVLAITLDRYDISVKPANRVLTMGRALALLAVIWVLSFLSFLVPFVEVGFFAPGRSELNQTLAAVATVAHINQYYTELGLYYHLLAQIPIFFFTAVVMLITYSKILQALNIRIGTRFHTASQKKKARRKKRPSVTLMTSQATDGAADPSQSGGRALPTMGMRTSVSLIIALRRAVKRHRERRERQKRVFRMSLLIVSTFLLCWTPITALNTVILTVGPSDFTVKLRLGFLVMAYGTTIFHPLLYAFTRQKFQKVLKSKMKKRVVSIIEADPLPNNAVIRNSWIDPKRNKKVTFNEDPEATQKCLPSSEDAVE from the exons ATGCATATCCTTCGCCCTATGGAGAGAGAAGAAGGCACCATGAGTAACGTCACCGTCACGGACAACGAAGCCGAGCCCATCAGCCGAACCATGTCCCCTGCAACTCCGTACCCGTACCCATACCCCATCTCCTTTCAG GTATCTCTGACTGGATTTCTAATGCTGGAGATTGTGCTGGGCCTGAGCTCCAATCTCACCGTGCTGGCCCTGTACTGCATGAAGTCCAACTTGATCTCGTCCGTGTCCAACATTGTCACCATGAACCTCCACGTCCTGGATGTGTTGGTGTGCATCTGCTCCATCCCCCTCACCATCGTGGTCCTGCTGCTGTCCCTGGAGGGCGACACGGCTCTGGTCTGCTGCTTCCACGAGGCCTGCGTGTCCTTTGCCAGCGTGGGGACGGCCGCCAACGTCCTGGCTATCACCCTGGACCGCTACGACATCTCGGTGAAGCCGGCGAACCGGGTCCTGACAATGGGCCGGGCCTTGGCGCTGCTGGCCGTCATCTGGGTCCTGTCGTTCCTCAGTTTCCTAGTGCCTTTCGTGGAGGTGGGTTTCTTCGCCCCCGGCCGGTCCGAACTAAATCAGACACTAGCGGCTGTGGCTACGGTGGCCCACATCAACCAGTATTACACAGAGCTGGGATTGTACTACCACCTACTGGCTCAGATCCCCATCTTCTTCTTCACGGCCGTGGTCATGCTGATCACATACTCGAAGATCCTCCAGGCACTCAACATCCGCATCGGCACGCGTTTCCACACTGCGTCGCAGAAGAAGAAGGCCAGGCGGAAAAAACGCCCCTCCGTGACGCTTATGACGTCACAGGCGACGGACGGCGCTGCCGACCCATCCCAGTCTGGCGGCCGCGCGCTCCCGACCATGGGCATGAGGACCTCTGTGTCCCTCATCATCGCTTTGCGGAGGGCGGTCAAACGGCACCGGGAGCGACGCGAACGCCAGAAGCGTGTCTTCAGGATGTCACTGCTCATTGTGTCAACGTTCCTGCTCTGCTGGACTCCCATAACCGCCCTCAACACGGTCATCCTGACGGTGGGCCCCAGCGATTTCACGGTCAAGCTGCGGTTGGGCTTCCTGGTCATGGCGTACGGGACGACCATCTTCCACCCGCTGCTCTACGCGTTCACCAGGCAGAAGTTCCAGAAG GTTCTGAAGAGTAAGATGAAGAAGAGGGTCGTGAGCATAATAGAGGCTGACCCACTACCTAACAACGCTGTCATCCGTAACTCTTGGATCGACCCCAAGAGGAACAAAAAGGTCACCTTCAACGAGGATCCAGAGGCCACGCAGAAATGTCTGCCATCGTCAGAGGACGCagtggaatga